In Nasonia vitripennis strain AsymCx chromosome 2, Nvit_psr_1.1, whole genome shotgun sequence, a genomic segment contains:
- the LOC100120806 gene encoding serine-rich adhesin for platelets-like isoform X2, whose protein sequence is MMLGTKAVTYCCIILFCATGSMANKSWISSKLIRDHSREQECPPEGESGILITFPHETICNKFYACIYGMKFISNCPKYLRYNIITGLCDLPLGTGCPTPTILPTSTTLKVSESPSTAISSSTVSSSVSSTTTKKETTTSEESTVEITESTSVATSPSTVSSNVSTSKTQEETTTPEVSTVEITVSTSAATTLGMASSSVSISTTEEETTSSEVSTVEITESTSAATSPSTASSTISTSTTDEELTTSEVSTVEINESSSAVTSPSTASSTISTSTTEEESTTLEVSTVEITESTSADTWPSTASSTISTSTTVEETTTPEVSTVEITEPTSAPTSPSTASSSISTSTTEKEPTTPEVSTVEITEPTSAPTSPSTASNTISTSTTEKKPTTPEVSTVEITEPTSAPTSPSTASSSISASTTEEETTTQEVSTVEITVSTSAATTPGMASSSVSISTTEEETTSSEVSTVEITESTSAATSPSTASSTISTSTTDEELTTSEVSTVEINESSSAVTSPSTASSTISTSTTEEESTTLEVSTVEITESTSADTWPSTATSTISTSTTVEETTTPEVTTVEITEPTSAPTSPSTASSSISTSTVDEETTTSEVSTVEINESSSADTSPSTASSSVSISTTEEETTSSEVSTVEITESTSAATSPSTASSSISTSTTEEETTTQEVSTVEINESSSADTSPSTASSTISTSTTVEETTTSEVSTVEINASSSAVTSPSTASSTISTSTTEEETTTSEVSTVEINESSSADTSPSTASSSVSISTTEEETTTPEVSTVEINEPTSAPTSPSTASSSISTSTTEKEPTTPEVSTVEITEPTSAPTSPSTASNTISTSTTEKKPTTPEVSTVEITEPTSAPTSPSTASSSISASTTEEETTTQEVSTVEITVSTSAATTPGMASSSVSISTTEEETTSSEVSTVEITESTSAATSPSTASSTISTSTTDEELTTSEVSTVEINESSSAVTSPSTASSTISTSTTEEESTTLEVSTVEITESTSADTWPSTATSTISTSTTVEETTTPEVTTVEITEPTSAPTSPSTASSSISTSTVDEETTTSEVSTVEINESSSADTSPSTASSSVSISTTEEETTSSEVSTVEITESTSAATSPSTASSSISTSTTEEETTTQEVSTVEINESSSADTSPSTASSTISTSTTVEETTTSEVSTVEINASSSAVTSPSTASSTISTSTTEEETTTSEVSTVEINESSSADTSPSTASSSVSISTTEEETTTPEVSTVEINESSSADTSPSTASSTISTSTTEEETTTSEVSTVEINESSSADTSPSTASSTISTSTTVEETTTPEVSTVEITEPTSAPTSPSTASSSISTSTTEEETTTPEVSTVEITESTSAATSPSTASSTISTSTTVEETTTPEVSTVEITEPTSAPTSPSTALSSISASTTEEETTTQEVSTVEITVSTSAATTPGTASSSVSISTTEEETTSSEVSTVEITESTSAATSPSTASSSISTSTTEEETTTPEVSTVEINESSSAVTSPSTASSTISTSTTEEESTTLEVSTVEITESTSADTWPSTATSTISTSTTVEETTTPEVTTVEITEPTSAPTSPSTASSSISTSTTEKEPTTPEVSTVEITESTSAATSPSTASSTISTTTTEKETTTPEVTTVEITEQTSAATLPSTASSTISTSTTEEETTTSEVSTVEINESSSAATSPSTASSTISTSTTEKETTTPEVSTVEITESTSAATSPSTASSSISTSTTEEETTTPEVSTVEITESTSAATLPSTASSTISTSTTEEETTTSEVSTVEINESSSAATSPSTASSTISTSTTEKETTTPEVSTVEITESTSAATSPSTASSSISTSTTEEETTTPEVSTVEITESTSAATSPSTASSTISTTTTEKETTTPEVTTVEITEQTSAATLPSTASSTISTSTTEEETTTSEVSTVEINESSSAATSPSTASSTISTSTTEKETTTPEVSTVEITESTSAATLPSTASSTISTSTTEEETTTSEVSTVEINESSSAATSPSTASSSISTSTTEEETTTPEVSTVEITESTSAATSPSTASSSISTLTTEEETTTPEVSTVEITESTSAATSPSTASSTISTTTTEKETTTPEVTTVEIAEQTSAATLPSTASSTISTSTTEEETTTSEVSTVEINESSSDATSPSTASSTISTLTTEKETTTPEVSTVEITESTSAATSPSTASSSISTSTTEEETTTPEVSTVEITESTYAATSPSTASSTTSTSTTEEESTTLEVSTVEITESTSAATSPSTASSSISTSTTEEETTTPEVSTVEITESTSAATSPSTASSTISTSTTVEETTTSEVSTVEINASSSAVTSPSTASSTISTSTTEEETTTPEVTTVEITEQTSAATLPSTASSTISTSTTEEETTTSEVSTVEINESSSAATSPSTASSTISTTTTEKETTTPEVTTVEITEQTSAATLPSTASSTISTSTTEEETTTPEVSTVEITESTSAATSPSTASSTISTTTTEKETTTPEVTTVEITEQTSAATLPSTASSTISTSTTEEETTTSEVSTVEINESSSAATSPSTASSTISTSTTEKETTTPEVSTVEITESTSAATSPSTASSSISTSTTEEETTTPEVSTVEITESTSAATSPSTASSTISTTTTEKETTTPEVTTVEITEQTSAATLPSTASSTISTSTTEEETTTSEVSTVEINESSSAATSPSTASSTISTSTTEKETTTPEVSTVEITESTSAATSPSTASSSISTSTTEEETTTPEVSTVEITESTSAATSPSTASSTISTTTTEKETTTPEVTTVEITEQTSAATLPSTASSTISTSTTEEETTTSEVSTVEINESSSAATSPSTASSTISTSTTEKETTTPEVSTVEITESTSAATSPSTASSSISTSTTEEETTTPEVSTVEITESTYAATSPSTASSTISTSTTEEESTTLELSTVEITESTSAATSPSTASSSISTSTTEEETTTPEVSTVEITESTYAATSPSTASSTTSTSTTEEESTTLEVSTVEITESTSAATSPSTASSSISTSTTEEETTTPEVSTVEITESTSAATSPSTASSTISTTTTEKETTTPELTTVEITEQTSAATLPSTASSTISTSTTEEETTTSEVSTVEINESSSAATSPSTASSTISTSTTEKETTTPEVSTVEITESTSAATSPSTASSSISTSTTEEETTTPEVSTVEITESTYAATSPSTASSTISTSTTEEESTTLEVSTVEITESTYAATSPSTASSSISTSTTDEETTTSVVSTVEITESTSAATSPSTVLSSVLTSTTEEQSSTSEVGSTEVTDSTVINVSGSSSLGTSPEADESTVSPNSSIGTTLSASTEKTTPLFPESTTGGTSGEYPSCANINTSEPVYFPHPKVCSKFYECCNGVLTLKKCPNGLHFNPSTRACGYPQNAGCLKETTIATEPTSVVTPATPVSSEKTSVSTTPTSRPTTSKITSVAPSKCPATNGEYAVHISHESNCSLFYTCDHGRKILQRCPPGLRFNPFKQVCDWPRNVKCIVLSRF, encoded by the exons ATGATGCTCGGAACAAAAG CAGTCACTTACTGTTGCATCATTCTTTTCTGCGCAACTGGTTCTATGGCAAACAAAAGTTGGATAAGCTCTAAATTAATTAGAGACCATAGCAGAGAACAAGAATGTCCACCAGAAGGAGAATCAGGAATATTAATAACGTTCCCGCACGAAACGATATGCAACAAGTTTTATGCGTGCATATACGGAATGAAATTTATATCGAATTGTCCTAAATATTTAAGATATAACATTATAACCGGTCTTTGTGACTTACCGTTAGGAACTGGATGTCCCACACCGACAATACTACCAACATCCACTACACTAAAAGTAAGCGAGTCACCCTCAACTGCTATCTCGTCTAGTACGGTCTCAAGTTCAGTTTCATCGACTACaactaaaaaagaaacaaCTACTTCAGAAGAAAGTACAGTGGAGATTACTGAGTCTACCTCTGTTGCTACCTCGCCTAGCACGGTCTCGAGTAATGTATCAACATCAAAAACTCAAGAGGAAACGACTACTCCGGAAGTAAGTACAGTAGAGATTACAGTATCTACCTCTGCTGCTACTACGCTTGGCATGGCCTCGAGTAGCGTATCAATATCAACAACTGAAGAGGAGACGACTTCTTCAGAAGTAAGCACAGTAGAGATTACAGAGTCTACCTCTGCTGCAACCTCGCCTAGCACGGCCTCGAGTACTATATCAACATCAACAACTGACGAGGAGTTGACTACTTCAGAAGTAAGCACAGTGGAGATTAATGAGTCAAGCTCTGCTGTTACCTCGCCTAGCACGGCCTCGAGTACTATATCAACATCAACAACTGAAGAGGAGTCCACTACTTTAGAAGTAAGCACAGTGGAGATTACTGAGTCTACCTCTGCTGATACCTGGCCTAGCACGGCCTCGAGTACTATATCAACATCAACAACTGTAGAGGAAACGACTACTCCGGAAGTAAGTACAGTAGAGATTACTGAGCCTACATCTGCTCCTACTTCGCCCAGCACGGCCTCTAGTAGTATATCAACATCAACCACTGAAAAGGAACCGACTACTCCGGAAGTAAGTACAGTAGAGATTACTGAGCCTACATCTGCTCCTACTTCGCCCAGCACGGCCTCGAATACTATATCAACATCAACCACTGAAAAGAAACCGACTACTCCGGAAGTAAGTACAGTAGAGATTACTGAGCCTACATCTGCTCCTACTTCGCCCAGCACGGCCTCGAGTAGTATATCAGCATCAACAACTGAAGAGGAAACGACTACTCAGGAAGTGAGCACAGTGGAGATTACAGTGTCTACCTCTGCTGCTACTACGCCTGGCATGGCCTCGAGTAGCGTATCAATATCAACAACTGAAGAGGAGACGACTTCTTCAGAAGTAAGCACAGTAGAGATTACAGAGTCTACCTCTGCTGCAACCTCGCCTAGCACGGCCTCGAGTACTATATCAACATCAACAACTGACGAGGAGTTGACTACTTCAGAAGTAAGCACAGTGGAGATTAATGAGTCAAGCTCTGCTGTTACCTCGCCTAGCACGGCCTCGAGTACTATATCAACATCAACAACTGAAGAGGAGTCCACTACTTTAGAAGTAAGCACAGTGGAGATTACTGAGTCTACCTCTGCTGATACCTGGCCTAGCACGGCCACGAGTACTATATCAACATCAACAACTGTAGAGGAAACGACTACTCCGGAAGTAACTACAGTAGAGATTACTGAGCCTACATCTGCTCCTACTTCGCCCAGCACGGCCTCTAGTAGTATATCAACATCAACAGTTGACGAGGAAACGACTACTTCAGAAGTAAGTACAGTGGAGATTAACGAGTCAAGCTCTGCTGATACCTCGCCTAGCACGGCCTCGAGTAGCGTATCAATATCAACAACTGAAGAGGAGACGACTTCTTCAGAAGTAAGTACAGTAGAGATTACAGAGTCTACCTCTGCTGCTACCTCGCCTAGCACGGCCTCTAGTAGTATATCAACATCAACAACTGAAGAGGAAACGACTACTCAGGAAGTAAGCACAGTGGAGATTAATGAGTCAAGCTCTGCTGATACCTCGCCTAGCACGGCCTCGAGTACTATCTCTACATCAACAACTGTAGAGGAAACGACTACTTCAGAAGTAAGCACAGTGGAGATTAATGCGTCAAGCTCTGCTGTTACCTCGCCTAGCACGGCCTCGAGTACTATATCAACATCAACAACTGAAGAGGAAACAACTACTTCAGAAGTAAGTACAGTGGAGATTAACGAGTCAAGCTCTGCTGATACCTCGCCTAGCACGGCCTCGAGTAGCGTATCAATATCAACAACTGAAGAGGAAACGACTACTCCGGAAGTAAGCACAGTGGAGATTAATGAGCCTACATCTGCTCCTACTTCGCCCAGCACGGCCTCTAGTAGTATATCAACATCAACCACTGAAAAGGAACCGACTACTCCGGAAGTAAGTACAGTAGAGATTACTGAGCCTACATCTGCTCCTACTTCGCCCAGCACGGCCTCGAATACTATATCAACATCAACCACTGAAAAGAAACCGACTACTCCGGAAGTAAGTACAGTAGAGATTACTGAGCCTACATCTGCTCCTACTTCGCCCAGCACGGCCTCGAGTAGTATATCAGCATCAACAACTGAAGAGGAAACGACTACTCAGGAAGTGAGCACAGTGGAGATTACAGTGTCTACCTCTGCTGCTACTACGCCTGGCATGGCCTCGAGTAGCGTATCAATATCAACAACTGAAGAGGAGACGACTTCTTCAGAAGTAAGCACAGTAGAGATTACAGAGTCTACCTCTGCTGCAACCTCGCCTAGCACGGCCTCGAGTACTATATCAACATCAACAACTGACGAGGAGTTGACTACTTCAGAAGTAAGCACAGTGGAGATTAATGAGTCAAGCTCTGCTGTTACCTCGCCTAGCACGGCCTCGAGTACTATATCAACATCAACAACTGAAGAGGAGTCCACTACTTTAGAAGTAAGCACAGTGGAGATTACTGAGTCTACCTCTGCTGATACCTGGCCTAGCACGGCCACGAGTACTATATCAACATCAACAACTGTAGAGGAAACGACTACTCCGGAAGTAACTACAGTAGAGATTACTGAGCCTACATCTGCTCCTACTTCGCCCAGCACGGCCTCTAGTAGTATATCAACATCAACAGTTGACGAGGAAACGACTACTTCAGAAGTAAGTACAGTGGAGATTAACGAGTCAAGCTCTGCTGATACCTCGCCTAGCACGGCCTCGAGTAGCGTATCAATATCAACAACTGAAGAGGAGACGACTTCTTCAGAAGTAAGTACAGTAGAGATTACAGAGTCTACCTCTGCTGCTACCTCGCCTAGCACGGCCTCTAGTAGTATATCAACATCAACAACTGAAGAGGAAACGACTACTCAGGAAGTAAGCACAGTGGAGATTAATGAGTCAAGCTCTGCTGATACCTCGCCTAGCACGGCCTCGAGTACTATCTCTACATCAACAACTGTAGAGGAAACGACTACTTCAGAAGTAAGCACAGTGGAGATTAATGCGTCAAGCTCTGCTGTTACCTCGCCTAGCACGGCCTCGAGTACTATATCAACATCAACAACTGAAGAGGAAACAACTACTTCAGAAGTAAGTACAGTGGAGATTAACGAGTCAAGCTCTGCTGATACCTCGCCTAGCACGGCCTCGAGTAGCGTATCAATATCAACAACTGAAGAGGAAACGACTACTCCGGAAGTAAGCACAGTGGAGATTAATGAGTCAAGCTCTGCTGATACCTCGCCTAGCACGGCATCGAGTACTATATCAACATCAACAACTGAAGAGGAAACGACTACTTCAGAAGTAAGCACAGTGGAGATTAACGAGTCAAGCTCTGCTGATACCTCGCCTAGCACGGCCTCGAGTACTATATCAACATCAACAACTGTAGAGGAAACGACTACTCCGGAAGTAAGTACAGTAGAGATTACTGAGCCTACATCTGCTCCTACTTCGCCCAGCACGGCCTCTAGTAGTATATCAACATCAACAACTGAAGAGGAAACGACTACTCCGGAAGTAAGTACAGTCGAGATTACTGAGTCAACCTCTGCTGCTACCTCGCCTAGCACGGCCTCGAGTACTATATCAACATCAACAACTGTAGAGGAAACGACTACTCCGGAAGTAAGTACAGTAGAGATTACTGAGCCTACATCTGCTCCTACTTCGCCCAGCACGGCCTTGAGTAGTATATCAGCATCAACAACTGAAGAGGAAACGACTACGCAGGAAGTGAGCACAGTGGAGATTACAGTGTCTACCTCTGCTGCTACTACGCCTGGCACGGCCTCGAGTAGCGTATCAATATCAACAACTGAAGAGGAGACGACTTCTTCAGAAGTAAGTACAGTAGAGATTACAGAGTCTACCTCCGCTGCTACCTCGCCTAGCACGGCCTCTAGTAGTATATCAACATCAACAACTGAAGAGGAAACGACTACTCCGGAAGTAAGTACAGTCGAGATTAATGAGTCAAGCTCTGCTGTTACCTCGCCTAGCACGGCCTCGAGTACTATATCAACATCAACAACTGAAGAGGAGTCCACTACTTTAGAAGTAAGCACAGTGGAGATTACTGAGTCTACCTCTGCTGATACCTGGCCTAGCACGGCCACGAGTACTATATCAACATCAACAACTGTAGAGGAAACGACTACTCCGGAAGTAACTACAGTAGAGATTACTGAGCCTACATCTGCTCCTACTTCGCCCAGCACGGCCTCTAGTAGTATATCAAC ATCAACCACTGAAAAGGAACCGACTACTCCGGAAGTAAGTACAGTAGAGATTACTGAGTCAACCTCTGCTGCTACCTCGCCTAGCACGGCCTCGAGTACTATATCAACCACAACAACTGAAAAGGAAACGACTACTCCGGAAGTAACTACAGTCGAGATTACTGAGCAAACCTCTGCTGCTACTTTGCCTAGCACGGCCTCGAGTACTATATCAACATCAACAACTGAAGAGGAAACGACTACTTCAGAAGTAAGCACAGTGGAGATTAACGAGTCAAGCTCTGCTGCTACCTCGCCTAGCACGGCCTCGAGTACTATATCAACCTCAACAACTGAAAAGGAAACGACTACTCCGGAAGTAAGTACAGTGGAGATTACTGAGTCTACCTCTGCTGCTACCTCGCCTAGCACGGCCTCTAGTAGTATATCAACATCAACAACTGAAGAGGAAACGACTACTCCGGAAGTAAGTACAGTCGAGATTACTGAGTCAACCTCTGCTGCTACTTTGCCTAGCACGGCCTCGAGTACTATATCAACATCAACAACTGAAGAGGAAACGACTACTTCAGAAGTAAGCACAGTGGAGATTAACGAGTCAAGCTCTGCTGCTACCTCGCCTAGCACGGCCTCGAGTACTATATCAACCTCAACAACTGAAAAGGAAACGACTACTCCGGAAGTAAGTACAGTGGAGATTACTGAGTCTACCTCTGCTGCTACCTCGCCTAGCACGGCCTCTAGTAGTATATCAACATCAACAACTGAAGAGGAAACGACTACTCCGGAAGTAAGTACAGTCGAGATTACTGAGTCAACCTCTGCTGCTACCTCGCCTAGCACGGCCTCGAGTACTATATCAACCACAACAACTGAAAAGGAAACGACTACTCCGGAAGTAACTACAGTCGAGATTACTGAGCAAACCTCTGCTGCTACTTTGCCTAGCACGGCCTCGAGTACTATATCAACATCAACAACTGAAGAGGAAACGACTACTTCAGAAGTAAGCACAGTGGAGATTAACGAGTCAAGCTCTGCTGCTACCTCGCCTAGCACGGCCTCGAGTACTATATCAACCTCAACAACTGAAAAGGAAACGACTACTCCGGAAGTAAGTACAGTCGAGATTACTGAGTCTACCTCTGCTGCTACTTTGCCTAGCACGGCCTCGAGTACTATATCAACATCAACAACTGAAGAGGAAACGACTACTTCAGAAGTAAGCACAGTGGAGATTAACGAGTCAAGCTCTGCTGCTACCTCGCCTAGCACGGCCTCTAGTAGTATATCAACATCAACAACTGAAGAGGAAACGACTACTCCGGAAGTAAGTACAGTCGAGATTACTGAGTCAACCTCTGCTGCTACCTCGCCTAGCACGGCCTCTAGTAGTATATCAACATTAACAACTGAAGAGGAAACAACTACTCCGGAAGTAAGTACAGTCGAGATTACTGAGTCAACCTCTGCTGCTACCTCGCCTAGCACGGCCTCGAGTACTATATCAACCACAACAACTGAAAAGGAAACGACTACTCCGGAAGTAACTACAGTCGAGATTGCTGAGCAAACCTCTGCTGCTACTTTGCCTAGCACGGCCTCGAGTACTATATCAACATCAACAACTGAAGAGGAAACGACTACTTCAGAAGTAAGCACAGTGGAGATTAACGAGTCAAGCTCTGATGCTACCTCGCCTAGCACGGCCTCGAGTACTATATCAACCTTAACAACTGAAAAGGAAACGACTACTCCGGAAGTAAGTACAGTGGAGATTACTGAGTCTACCTCTGCTGCTACCTCGCCTAGCACGGCCTCTAGTAGTATATCAACATCAACAACTGAAGAGGAAACGACTACTCCGGAAGTAAGTACAGTCGAGATTACAGAGTCCACCTATGCTGCTACCTCGCCTAGCACGGCCTCTAGTACTACATCAACATCAACAACTGAAGAGGAGTCCACTACTTTAGAAGTAAGTACAGTGGAGATTACTGAGTCTACCTCTGCTGCTACCTCGCCTAGCACGGCCTCTAGTAGTATATCAACATCAACAACTGAAGAGGAAACGACTACTCCGGAAGTAAGTACAGTCGAGATTACTGAGTCAACCTCTGCTGCTACCTCGCCTAGCACGGCCTCGAGTACTATATCTACATCAACAACTGTAGAGGAAACGACTACTTCAGAAGTAAGCACAGTGGAGATTAATGCGTCAAGCTCTGCTGTTACCTCGCCTAGCACGGCCTCGAGTACTATATCAACATCAACAACTGAAGAGGAAACGACTACTCCGGAAGTAACTACAGTCGAGATTACTGAGCAAACCTCTGCTGCTACTTTGCCTAGCACGGCCTCGAGTACTATATCAACATCAACAACTGAAGAGGAAACGACTACTTCAGAAGTAAGCACAGTGGAGATTAACGAGTCAAGCTCTGCTGCTACCTCGCCTAGCACGGCCTCGAGTACTATATCAACCACAACAACTGAAAAGGAAACGACTACTCCGGAAGTAACTACAGTCGAGATTACTGAGCAAACCTCTGCTGCTACTTTGCCTAGCACGGCCTCGAGTACTATATCAACATCAACAACTGAAGAGGAAACGACTACTCCGGAAGTAAGTACAGTCGAGATTACTGAGTCAACCTCTGCTGCTACCTCGCCTAGCACGGCCTCGAGTACTATATCAACCACAACAACTGAAAAGGAAACGACTACTCCGGAAGTAACTACAGTCGAGATTACTGAGCAAACCTCTGCTGCTACTTTGCCTAGCACGGCCTCGAGTACTATATCAACATCAACAACTGAAGAGGAAACGACTACTTCAGAAGTAAGCACAGTGGAGATTAACGAGTCAAGCTCTGCTGCTACCTCGCCTAGCACGGCCTCGAGTACTATATCAACCTCAACAACTGAAAAGGAAACGACTACTCCGGAAGTAAGTACAGTGGAGATTACTGAGTCTACCTCTGCTGCTACCTCGCCTAGCACGGCCTCTAGTAGTATATCAACATCAACAACTGAAGAGGAAACGACTACTCCGGAAGTAAGTACAGTCGAGATTACTGAGTCAACCTCTGCTGCTACCTCGCCTAGCACGGCCTCGAGTACTATATCAACCACAACAACTGAAAAGGAAACGACTACTCCGGAAGTAACTACAGTCGAGATTACTGAGCAAACCTCTGCTGCTACTTTGCCTAGCACGGCCTCGAGTACTATATCAACATCAACAACTGAAGAGGAAACGACTACTTCAGAAGTAAGCACAGTGGAGATTAACGAGTCAAGCTCTGCTGCTACCTCGCCTAGCACGGCCTCGAGTACTATATCAACCTCAACAACTGAAAAGGAAACGACTACTCCGGAAGTAAGTACAGTGGAGATTACTGAGTCTACCTCTGCTGCTACCTCGCCTAGCACGGCCTCTAGTAGTATATCAACATCAACAACTGAAGAGGAAACGACTACTCCGGAAGTAAGTACAGTCGAGATTACTGAGTCAACCTCTGCTGCTACCTCGCCTAGCACGGCCTCGAGTACTATATCAACCACAACAACTGAAAAGGAAACGACTACTCCGGAAGTAACTACAGTCGAGATTACTGAGCAAACCTCTGCTGCTACTTTGCCTAGCACGGCCTCGAGTACTATATCAACATCAACAACTGAAGAGGAAACGACTACTTCAGAAGTAAGCACAGTGGAGATTAACGAGTCAAGCTCTGCTGCTACCTCGCCTAGCACGGCCTCGAGTACTATATCAACCTCAACAACTGAAAAGGAAACGACTACTCCGGAAGTAAGTACAGTGGAGATTACTGAGTCTACCTCTGCTGCTACCTCGCCTAGCACGGCCTCTAGTAGTATATCAACATCAACAACTGAAGAGGAAACGACTACTCCGGAAGTAAGTACAGTCGAGATTACAGAGTCCACCTATGCTGCTACCTCGCCTAGCACGGCCTCTAGTACTATATCAACATCAACAACTGAAGAGGAGTCCACTACTTTAGAATTAAGTACAGTGGAGATTACTGAGTCTACCTCTGCTGCTACCTCGCCTAGCACGGCCTCTAGTAGTATATCAACATCAACAACTGAAGAGGAAACGACTACTCCGGAAGTAAGTACAGTCGAGATTACAGAGTCCACCTATGCTGCTACCTCGCCTAGCACGGCCTCTAGTACTACATCAACATCAACAACTGAAGAGGAGTCCACTACTTTAGAAGTAAGTACAGTGGAGATTACTGAGTCTACCTCTGCTGCTACCTCGCCTAGCACGGCCTCTAGTAGTATATCAACATCAACAACTGAAGAGGAAACGACTACTCCGGAAGTAAGTACAGTCGAGATTACTGAGTCAACCTCTGCTGCTACCTCGCCTAGCACGGCCTCGAGTACTATATCAACCACAACAACTGAAAAGGAAACGACTACTCCGGAACTAACTACAGTCGAGATTACTGAGCAAACCTCTGCTGCTACTTTGCCTAGCACGGCCTCGAGTACTATATCAACATCAACAACTGAAGAGGAAACTACTACTTCAGAAGTAAGCACAGTGGAGATTAACGAGTCAAGCTCTGCTGCTACCTCGCCTAGCACGGCCTCGAGTACTATATCAACCTCAACAACTGAAAAGGAAACGACTACTCCGGAAGTAAGTACAGTGGAGATTACTGAGTCTACCTCTGCTGCTACCTCGCCTAGCACGGCCTCTAGTAGTATATCAACATCAACAACTGAAGAGGAAACGACTACTCCGGAAGTAAGTACAGTCGAGATTACAGAGTCCACCTATGCTGCTACCTCGCCTAGCACGGCCTCTAGTACTATATCAACATCAACAACTGAAGAGGAGTCCACTACTTTAGAAGTAAGCACAGTGGAGATTACAGAGTCCACCTATGCTGCTACTTCGCCTAGCACGGCCTCTAGTAGTATATCAACATCAACAACTGACGAGGAAACGACTACTTCAGTAGTAAGCACAGTGGAGATTACAGAGTCCACCTCTGCTGCTACCTCGCCTAGCACGGTCTTGAGTAGTGTATTAACCTCAACGACTGAAGAGCAGTCTTCTACTTCGGAAGTAGGTTCAACGGAGGTTACTGACTCAACTGTAATAAATGTTAGCGGATCTTCGTCATTAGGCACATCACCTGAGGCAGATGAAAGTACAGTTTCGCCAAATAGTAGCATTGGCACGACATTATCAGCTTCTACTGAGAAGACTACGCCATTATTTCCTGAGAGTACGACAGGTGGAACTAGTGGag AGTACCCATCTTGTGCGAATATTAATACAAGTGAACCAGTTTATTTTCCTCATCCTAAAGTTTGTTCAAAGTTCTATGAATGCTGTAATGGTGTGTTAACTCTCAAAAAGTGCCCTAATGGATTGCACTTTAATCCTTCTACTCGGGCTTGTGGTTACCCTCAAAATGCAGGGTGCTTAAAAGAAACGACTATAGCTACAGAACCTACATCTGTAGTAACACCAGCAACACCAGTGTCTTCAGAAAAGACATCAGTATCAACAACTCCGACGTCTCGTCCAACAACTTCTAAAATAACTTCTGTTGCACCTTCTAAATGTCCTGCAACTAACGGAGAATATGCTGTGCATATTTCACATGAAAGTAATTGTTCTCTATTTTACACATGTGATCATGGcagaaaaatattacaaagatGCCCACCGGGATTACGTTTTAACCCTTTTAAGCAAGTTTGTGATTGGCCTCGAAATGTAAAATGCATTGTTTTATCTCGTTTCTAG